One window of Centropristis striata isolate RG_2023a ecotype Rhode Island chromosome 21, C.striata_1.0, whole genome shotgun sequence genomic DNA carries:
- the LOC131959926 gene encoding NADPH oxidase organizer 1-like: MAGEQRFAISARLIGAVHRDTPKLKMFMISVLWSDETEVIVYRSFQDFKKFHRELKKRFPHMNPLKKKDRVIPKFNGQARRSSLQQKGSKRSIQRMKFLESYCDKLLKCEQTVTQSSQVTQFFMPKDQDLQPDFTKNSVMILLSDDLPDGSGGGDVTRLQGSGITHPFVTQTYRCVAAYETKDTKNRPFKVAVDEKLDVLIKDPAGWWLVENENNVLAWFPAPYLELCEGEDDEDAGFQLAGALYCAVRSFSSKKEDEVSVPIGSVVEVLRKSDNGWWLIRFNGKGGYVPSMNLQPYNNPRAGLFSLQRKLHSSTLNLATSRDPQASHPTSINQDISAAQSRGEPSVPGRLHKARSLDILSETWSQTQVEREASASDGRARSMSNTSTESFSGFSTGSESSSSLRESPAASPQPSVSGSPDLSLSDRRDSNISSDSSGSVSSKGSETTSIAPRVPPRPRTEEILTRCTTMTRKAALATKTRLQVQPESSHSR, from the exons ATGGCAGGAGAACAACGCTTTGCAATCAGTGCTCGACTTATCGGAGCCGTCCACAGGGACACACCAAAACTAAAG ATGTTCATGATATCTGTCTTATGGTCTGATGAGACTGAAGTTATTGTCTACAGGTCCTTCCAAGATTTCAAGAAATTCCAT AGGGAGCTGAAAAAGAGGTTTCCTCACATGAACCCTTTGAAGAAAAAGGACAGAGTGATCCCCAAATTTAATG ggcaGGCCAGGAGGAGCAGCCTCCAGCAGAAAGGATCCAAGCGATCCATCCAACGCATGAAGTTCCTGGAGAGCTACTGCGACAAGCTGCTAAAGTGCGAGCAAACTGTGACTCAGAGCTCACAGGTCACACAGTTCTTCATGCCCAAAGACCAGGACCTGCAGCCAGACTTCACCAAGAACAG cgTCATGATCCTGCTGTCTGATGATCTGCCCGATGGCTCAGGAGGAGGGGATGTGACCCGCCTGCAGGGGAGCGGCATCACTCACCCGTTTGTCACCCAGACTTACCGCTGCGTGGCTGCTTACGAGACAAAGGACACCAAGAATCGTCCGTTTAAGGTCGCTGTGGACGAGAAGCTGGACGTGCTGATCAAAGATCCTGCAG GTTGGTGGCTGGTGGAGAACGAGAATAACGTTTTGGCTTGGTTTCCTGCTCCCTACCTGGAGTTATGTGAAGGAGAGGACGATGAGGACGCTGGATTCCAGCTTGCAG GTGCCCTGTACTGTGCCGTGAGGAGTTTCTCCTCTAAGAAGGAGGACGAGGTGTCTGTGCCCATCGGCTCTGTGGTGGAGGTGCTGAGGAAGTCTGACAACGGCTGGTGGCTCATCAG ATTCAATGGCAAGGGAGGTTACGTCCCCTCCATGAACCTCCAGCCGTACAACAACCCGCGAGCGGGCCTTTTCAGCCTGCAGAGGAAGCTGCACAGCTCCACTCTGAACCTGGCAACCAGCAGGGACCCTCAGGCTTCTCATCCAACCAGCATCAACCAAGACATTTCAGCAGCTCAGTCCAGAGGAGAGCCCAGTGTGCCCGGGCGTCTCCACAAGGCCCGCTCTCTAGACATCCTCTCTGAGACCTGGTCCCAGACACAGGTGGAGAGGGAGGCCTCAGCCTCAGACGGCCGCGCACGCAGCATGAGCAACACGAGCACCGAGAGCTTCTCCGGCTTCTCCACAGGCAGCGAATCCTCCTCCAGCTTAAGAGAGAGTCCTGCAGCCTCGCCCCAGCCCAGTGTCAGCGGGAGCCCTGATCTCAGCCTCTCCGACCGCCGCGACTCCAACATCAGCTCTGACAGCTCTGGATCTGTCAGCTCCAAAGGCAGTGAGACCACCTCAATCGCTCCCAGAGTGCCCCCCAGACCCAGAACAGAGGAGATCCTGACCCGCTGCACCACCATGACCCGCAAGGCAGCCCTGGCCACCAAGACCCGGCTTCAGGTTCAGCCAGAGTCCAGCCACAGCCGCTAA